The following coding sequences lie in one Rhizobium sp. ZPR4 genomic window:
- a CDS encoding transporter substrate-binding domain-containing protein produces MKLISTLFAGLALTLSAMTAQAEVRFGIMNESYPPFFAKDASGKWQGWEIDMMDAVCEQMKEKCSIVELSWDGLIPALQSKKFDVIWSSMSNTAERSKVIDFTDKYYNTPSTLIGPKDQKPGATADDVKGKTIGIQVSTIQSEYYKKYFAKVADEKTYQTLDEAFQDLAAGRIDYVFGDSLALDAFLKSDGGKDCCAKMGDVADDKEILGAGVSGGLRKEDTELKAKLNAAIAAVRASGKYDEITKKYFSFDIYGAK; encoded by the coding sequence ATGAAACTGATTTCCACTCTATTCGCCGGGCTCGCCCTTACGCTCTCCGCCATGACGGCTCAGGCTGAGGTTCGCTTCGGCATCATGAACGAATCCTATCCGCCCTTCTTCGCCAAGGATGCCTCGGGCAAATGGCAGGGCTGGGAAATCGATATGATGGATGCCGTCTGCGAGCAGATGAAAGAGAAATGCTCGATCGTCGAGCTTTCCTGGGATGGCCTTATCCCGGCACTTCAGAGCAAGAAGTTCGATGTGATCTGGTCATCCATGTCGAATACGGCCGAGCGCTCGAAGGTCATCGATTTCACCGACAAATATTACAATACGCCCAGCACGCTGATCGGTCCGAAGGACCAGAAGCCAGGCGCAACTGCAGACGACGTCAAGGGCAAGACCATCGGCATTCAGGTGTCGACCATCCAGTCGGAATACTACAAGAAATACTTTGCCAAGGTCGCGGACGAGAAGACCTACCAGACGCTCGACGAGGCGTTTCAGGATCTCGCTGCAGGCCGCATTGACTATGTCTTCGGCGATTCACTCGCTCTCGACGCTTTCCTCAAAAGCGATGGCGGCAAGGATTGCTGCGCCAAGATGGGCGACGTGGCCGACGACAAGGAAATTCTCGGAGCCGGCGTTTCCGGCGGCCTTCGCAAGGAAGACACCGAACTCAAGGCAAAGCTCAACGCAGCGATCGCCGCAGTACGCGCCAGCGGCAAATACGACGAGATCACCAAGAAGTATTTCAGCTTCGATATCTACGGCGCCAAGTAA
- a CDS encoding ABC transporter permease subunit (The N-terminal region of this protein, as described by TIGR01726, is a three transmembrane segment that identifies a subfamily of ABC transporter permease subunits, which specificities that include histidine, arginine, glutamine, glutamate, L-cystine (sic), the opines (in Agrobacterium) octopine and nopaline, etc.) codes for MATSQQGILDLLSPYPPGWGGVLLTGAASTVAISAGAFLIGLLLGTGGALGKLSGIRPLRLLLELYTTAVRAVPELILIVGLYYAGMDGLNRLLVALNLPAFELNGFAVAVAVLGFVQGAYMTEVLRGAILAIPVGQIEAAKAFGMGSRLRFRRIILPALLPNALPGLANLWMSVTKDSALVAVVGYQELALATRLAGASTKHYFIFFLASALIYLALTLVSNALFNLLERRVRRGQPKIA; via the coding sequence ATGGCGACCTCCCAGCAAGGCATTCTGGACCTGCTCTCCCCCTATCCGCCCGGATGGGGTGGCGTGCTATTGACCGGAGCCGCCTCCACGGTCGCCATCTCCGCCGGCGCCTTTCTGATAGGCCTTCTGCTTGGTACTGGCGGTGCGCTGGGCAAGCTCTCCGGCATCAGGCCGCTCCGGCTCTTACTCGAACTCTACACCACCGCCGTCCGCGCGGTCCCCGAGCTGATCCTGATTGTCGGGCTCTATTATGCGGGAATGGATGGCCTCAATCGTCTCCTCGTCGCGCTCAATCTGCCCGCCTTCGAATTGAACGGCTTTGCGGTCGCGGTTGCCGTGCTCGGTTTCGTGCAGGGCGCCTATATGACGGAGGTGTTGCGCGGCGCGATCCTTGCGATCCCCGTCGGCCAGATCGAGGCAGCGAAGGCTTTCGGCATGGGGTCGCGCCTGCGCTTCCGCCGCATCATCCTGCCCGCCTTGCTGCCAAACGCCCTTCCCGGTCTTGCCAATCTCTGGATGTCGGTCACCAAGGACAGCGCTCTCGTCGCGGTCGTTGGCTATCAGGAGCTGGCTCTCGCCACACGTCTCGCTGGTGCTAGCACCAAGCACTATTTCATCTTTTTTCTGGCGTCCGCCCTCATCTACCTCGCTCTCACGCTCGTTTCGAACGCCCTCTTCAACCTGTTGGAGCGGCGCGTTCGGCGCGGCCAGCCCAAGATTGCCTGA
- a CDS encoding ABC transporter permease, translating into MTFSWISSYWPLLLTGAVQTLSLLVISVVFGFIIAVGLAFAQVSGGPILRSLARGYCTFFRGTPLLIQLWLLYYGVGSLLPMIPGIRQSLFWPILREGFFFAAVSFTLNYAAYEAEVLRGALLAVPKGELEAGRAFGMRPFTLTRRIWLPRAIRIALPTIGGEIVMQLKATPLAFTVTVMDLYAVATKVRQDTLLVYEPLIVVTVFYLILTAIIARSFRFLEAQVPVRR; encoded by the coding sequence ATGACCTTCTCGTGGATATCATCCTATTGGCCGCTTCTGTTAACGGGAGCCGTCCAAACGCTGTCGCTGCTTGTGATTTCCGTCGTCTTCGGTTTCATCATCGCCGTCGGCCTCGCCTTCGCTCAGGTCAGTGGCGGCCCCATCCTGCGCAGCCTTGCCCGCGGCTACTGCACCTTCTTCCGAGGCACGCCGCTGCTGATACAGCTCTGGTTGCTTTACTACGGTGTCGGCTCTCTCCTACCGATGATCCCGGGTATCCGTCAGAGCCTGTTCTGGCCGATCCTGCGCGAAGGTTTCTTCTTCGCGGCCGTCAGCTTCACGCTGAATTATGCGGCTTACGAGGCAGAGGTTTTGCGCGGCGCGTTGCTTGCGGTCCCGAAAGGCGAGCTGGAAGCCGGCCGCGCGTTCGGCATGCGGCCCTTCACGCTGACACGGCGCATCTGGCTGCCGCGCGCCATTCGCATCGCATTGCCGACGATCGGCGGCGAAATCGTCATGCAGCTGAAGGCGACGCCGCTCGCCTTCACCGTGACGGTGATGGATCTCTACGCCGTTGCCACGAAAGTTCGCCAGGACACGCTGCTCGTCTACGAACCGCTGATCGTCGTCACCGTCTTCTATCTCATCCTTACAGCCATCATCGCACGAAGCTTCCGTTTTCTGGAAGCGCAGGTACCGGTGCGGCGCTAA
- a CDS encoding homocysteine S-methyltransferase family protein yields the protein MSKLLILDGGMSRELLRLGAELKQPEWSALALVNSPEIVRQVHDEFIAAGSDVVTTNSYALVPFHIGEERFWKEGADLIALSGRLARDAANACKDRKILVAGSLPPIFGSYEPQNFDPSKVQDYLKVLVENLDPYVDVWLGETLSLIAEADAVRTAVAETGKPFWISFTLADDAAQRNGASPKLRSGEAVADAARWAASSGADALLFNCSKPEVMREAVDAAAEVFNRSGKNLQIGVYANAFEGEQGESAANEGLHATREDLNDDAYSRFACSWVDAGATMVGGCCGIGAGHIHRLKKALLSPQGA from the coding sequence ATGAGCAAACTCTTGATCCTCGACGGCGGCATGAGCCGCGAACTGCTGCGTCTCGGCGCAGAATTGAAACAGCCGGAATGGTCGGCGCTGGCGCTCGTCAATTCGCCGGAGATCGTCCGGCAGGTCCATGACGAATTCATTGCCGCCGGATCGGACGTTGTTACAACGAACAGCTATGCGCTCGTCCCTTTCCACATTGGTGAGGAGCGGTTCTGGAAGGAAGGGGCCGATCTCATTGCCCTGTCCGGGCGGCTGGCGCGCGACGCCGCGAATGCCTGCAAGGATCGAAAAATCCTGGTCGCCGGTTCGCTGCCCCCGATCTTCGGCTCTTACGAGCCGCAGAATTTCGATCCGTCAAAGGTACAGGACTATCTCAAGGTTCTGGTCGAAAACCTCGACCCCTATGTCGATGTCTGGCTCGGCGAAACCCTCAGCCTGATCGCGGAGGCAGACGCGGTTCGGACTGCGGTCGCTGAAACAGGAAAGCCGTTCTGGATTTCCTTCACGCTGGCGGATGATGCCGCGCAAAGAAACGGCGCCTCGCCCAAGCTTCGATCCGGCGAAGCCGTCGCGGATGCGGCTCGGTGGGCGGCGTCATCTGGCGCCGACGCACTCCTGTTTAACTGCAGCAAACCGGAAGTCATGCGAGAGGCCGTCGACGCAGCAGCGGAGGTTTTCAACCGGAGCGGCAAGAACCTGCAGATCGGCGTCTATGCCAATGCCTTCGAGGGAGAGCAAGGCGAGTCCGCCGCCAACGAGGGCCTTCATGCGACCCGAGAGGACCTGAACGATGACGCCTATTCACGCTTCGCCTGCTCCTGGGTCGATGCCGGCGCAACGATGGTGGGCGGCTGCTGCGGAATTGGCGCCGGACATATTCATCGGCTGAAGAAGGCTCTCCTTAGTCCCCAAGGGGCGTAG
- the ribB gene encoding 3,4-dihydroxy-2-butanone-4-phosphate synthase, protein MAISKIEDAIAAIARGEIIVVVDDLDRENEGDLVIAAEAVTPQAIAFMMNHARGLICVPMEGERLDELDIPLMVPRNTEVLRTAFTVSVDYIPETTTGISAADRAATVRALVRDGSRPEEFARPGHIFPLRAHPNGVLSRPGHTEAAVDLARLAGLSPAGVICEVANDDGTMARLPELEVFAERHGLHLVTIEDLIAYRAASAPFKAA, encoded by the coding sequence ATGGCAATTTCGAAAATTGAAGATGCGATCGCCGCGATTGCGCGAGGCGAGATCATCGTGGTTGTCGATGATCTCGACCGCGAAAACGAAGGCGACCTGGTGATTGCTGCCGAAGCAGTCACGCCGCAGGCGATCGCCTTCATGATGAACCATGCCCGTGGTCTCATCTGCGTTCCGATGGAGGGCGAAAGGCTCGACGAGCTCGACATTCCGTTGATGGTGCCGCGCAACACGGAAGTTCTGAGGACCGCGTTTACCGTTTCGGTCGACTACATCCCGGAAACCACGACCGGAATATCCGCCGCCGACAGAGCGGCGACTGTTCGGGCTCTCGTCAGGGACGGATCTCGTCCGGAGGAATTTGCCCGGCCCGGTCATATCTTTCCGCTTCGTGCGCATCCAAACGGCGTCCTGTCGCGCCCGGGGCACACGGAAGCAGCTGTGGATCTTGCAAGGCTTGCCGGCCTTTCTCCGGCCGGCGTCATCTGCGAAGTGGCAAACGACGACGGCACGATGGCGCGTCTTCCAGAGCTCGAAGTTTTCGCCGAGCGGCATGGCCTCCATCTTGTCACGATCGAGGATCTCATCGCCTACAGAGCTGCGAGTGCTCCCTTCAAGGCTGCCTGA
- a CDS encoding glucose 1-dehydrogenase, which translates to MQRFENKTVVITGASRGIGAAIAKRFAREGANLVVSANEDSVHTVADAIKADGGKAISFVGDVTDKASVKGLYDAAEAAFGAVDVSIQNAGVITIARVEDMTEDEWDKVMAVNTKGVFLCAQEAIARMRKHGRGGRIINTASGQARDGFIYTPHYAASKMGVVGITQSLAKEVATEGITVNAFCPGIIETDMWAYNDQAWGKLLGNYGPGELMKEWVEGIPMKRAGSGEDVAGLVTFLASDDAAYITGQTINVDGGLIMS; encoded by the coding sequence ATGCAACGCTTCGAAAACAAGACCGTCGTCATCACTGGCGCAAGCCGCGGCATCGGGGCTGCGATCGCCAAACGGTTTGCCCGCGAGGGCGCCAATCTGGTGGTTTCCGCCAACGAGGATTCGGTCCATACGGTCGCCGATGCGATCAAGGCTGACGGCGGCAAAGCGATTTCCTTCGTCGGCGATGTGACGGACAAGGCCAGTGTGAAAGGTCTCTACGACGCTGCCGAGGCGGCCTTCGGCGCCGTCGATGTTTCCATCCAGAATGCCGGCGTCATCACCATCGCCCGCGTCGAGGATATGACCGAGGACGAATGGGACAAGGTCATGGCCGTCAACACCAAGGGCGTCTTCCTCTGCGCCCAGGAGGCGATCGCCCGCATGCGCAAGCATGGCCGTGGCGGCCGCATCATCAATACCGCCTCCGGCCAGGCGCGCGACGGCTTCATCTATACGCCGCATTATGCGGCATCGAAGATGGGCGTCGTCGGCATTACCCAGAGCCTTGCCAAGGAAGTCGCGACCGAGGGCATTACCGTGAACGCCTTTTGCCCGGGCATCATCGAAACCGACATGTGGGCCTATAACGACCAGGCATGGGGCAAGCTGCTCGGCAATTACGGTCCCGGCGAGCTCATGAAGGAATGGGTCGAAGGCATTCCGATGAAACGGGCTGGGTCGGGTGAAGATGTTGCCGGCCTCGTCACTTTCCTTGCCAGTGACGATGCCGCCTATATCACCGGACAGACGATCAATGTCGATGGCGGCTTGATCATGTCGTAG
- the tpiA gene encoding triose-phosphate isomerase produces MKKLIAGNWKMNGLASSLAEIEALKGITGEAACDIVVCPPFTLVEKAAECAGGSTIAVGAQDCHAQAAGAYTGDVSAEMLAEIGARFVILGHSERRSAYKEMDAAVAGKAAAVHRVGLTSIICVGETRIERDEGRAIEVVRAQLEGSIPETATSSNTTIAYEPVWAIGTGLVPTLEQIEEVHLFIRQMLNEKLGDDGTRVRILYGGSVKASNAKAIFGVSNVDGALVGGASLKASEFAGIITAAV; encoded by the coding sequence ATGAAGAAACTGATTGCCGGCAACTGGAAAATGAACGGTCTCGCTTCCTCCCTGGCTGAGATCGAGGCGCTGAAGGGAATAACGGGCGAGGCGGCATGTGACATCGTCGTCTGCCCGCCCTTCACGCTGGTGGAAAAGGCGGCCGAATGCGCTGGAGGCTCGACGATTGCCGTCGGCGCACAGGATTGCCATGCGCAGGCCGCAGGCGCCTATACCGGAGACGTTTCCGCCGAGATGCTCGCCGAAATCGGCGCTCGCTTCGTCATCCTCGGACATTCCGAACGCCGCTCCGCCTACAAGGAAATGGATGCCGCAGTCGCGGGCAAGGCTGCCGCGGTTCACAGGGTGGGGCTGACAAGCATCATTTGTGTCGGCGAGACGCGCATAGAACGAGACGAGGGAAGGGCGATCGAGGTGGTTCGTGCTCAGCTTGAAGGCTCAATTCCCGAAACAGCGACCAGTTCCAACACGACGATCGCCTATGAACCCGTATGGGCGATCGGGACAGGACTGGTTCCGACCCTCGAGCAGATAGAGGAAGTGCATTTGTTCATCCGCCAGATGCTTAACGAGAAGCTGGGAGACGATGGAACTCGCGTCAGGATCCTCTACGGCGGCTCGGTCAAGGCGTCGAATGCAAAGGCGATCTTCGGCGTTTCCAACGTCGATGGCGCTCTCGTCGGAGGCGCATCGCTGAAGGCATCGGAGTTTGCCGGGATTATTACGGCGGCCGTTTGA
- a CDS encoding SDR family oxidoreductase, producing MSDITLNAPKLFDLKGQVALVTGAGSGIGQRIAIGLAQCGADVALLDRRSDDGLANTASHIEAAGRRSLQIAADVTSKSSLGEAVARTEAELGPLTLAVNAAGIANANPAEEMEEDQYQTLMDINLKGIFLSCQAEARAMLKNGRGSIVNIASMSGVIVNRGLSQAHYNASKAGVIHMSKSLAMEWVGRGIRVNTISPGYTATPMNTRPEMVHQTKLFEEQTPMQRMATVDEMVGPAVFLLSNAASFVTGVDLLVDGGFCCW from the coding sequence GTGTCCGACATCACTCTGAACGCCCCGAAACTCTTCGATCTCAAGGGACAGGTCGCGCTCGTGACCGGCGCCGGAAGCGGGATCGGGCAACGCATCGCAATCGGCCTTGCTCAATGCGGCGCCGATGTAGCGCTTCTTGATCGTCGCTCCGACGATGGCCTGGCGAACACGGCCTCGCATATCGAGGCGGCCGGTCGTCGCTCCCTCCAGATCGCGGCTGACGTCACCAGCAAGTCCTCTCTCGGGGAGGCGGTTGCGCGTACCGAGGCGGAACTCGGTCCGCTGACACTTGCGGTCAATGCCGCCGGTATCGCCAACGCCAATCCTGCGGAGGAGATGGAGGAAGACCAGTACCAGACGCTGATGGACATCAACTTGAAGGGCATTTTTCTGTCCTGCCAGGCAGAAGCACGCGCCATGCTGAAAAACGGACGCGGATCGATCGTCAACATCGCCTCCATGTCGGGTGTGATCGTCAATCGGGGTCTGAGCCAGGCCCATTACAACGCCTCAAAAGCGGGCGTGATCCACATGTCGAAGTCGCTGGCGATGGAGTGGGTTGGCCGCGGCATCCGCGTCAACACCATCTCGCCGGGATATACCGCGACGCCGATGAATACGCGCCCGGAAATGGTTCATCAGACCAAGCTCTTCGAGGAGCAGACGCCGATGCAGCGTATGGCAACGGTCGATGAGATGGTCGGACCTGCCGTCTTCCTACTGTCGAATGCCGCGAGCTTCGTGACGGGCGTCGACCTGCTCGTCGATGGCGGCTTCTGCTGCTGGTGA
- a CDS encoding sugar ABC transporter ATP-binding protein: MTEPVLSLRGISKRYGPLQVLKNVSLDVYPGEVVALLGENGAGKSTLSGIIAGSRTPSEGTMTWLGQPYAPATPRDAIDKGVVLIHQELQLLPHLSIAENVFIGRWPMKNGAVDRPQMVRRAQEQLARLNLHIPATRKVAGLSTANQQLIEIAKALALNAKLLILDEPTAALGGAETEALFEQVRKLRSEGVGIVYISHRMEEIKQITDRIVVLRDGERVQEFADSGTPVRTIVESMVGRSLDRMFPALPEPTDRAVLQVNGLTSPDDSFRDVTFDVRAGEILGIAGLVGAGRTELVRAISGADPISAGSIKLEGKELKLRDPADAIAKGIVMVPEDRKEQGLVVGHRISENIIYANLDKLGGRWITSRVKRAFAEKAVAKFGVKGRAEQYASDLSGGNQQKVVIAKWLMRDPKVVVLDEPTRGIDVGARAGIYDIIVNLAKQGVAVIVVSSDLEEVLGVSNRILVLAQGKQAGILNRDEANDVSVMELATI; this comes from the coding sequence GTGACTGAGCCCGTTCTTTCCCTGAGAGGCATATCCAAGCGCTACGGACCGCTTCAGGTGCTGAAGAATGTCAGCCTTGATGTCTATCCGGGTGAGGTGGTCGCGCTTCTCGGCGAGAACGGCGCCGGCAAGTCGACATTGTCGGGCATTATCGCCGGGTCACGCACACCCTCCGAGGGAACAATGACATGGCTGGGGCAGCCTTATGCCCCGGCCACCCCGCGCGACGCGATCGACAAGGGTGTCGTCCTGATCCATCAGGAATTGCAGCTCTTGCCGCATCTTTCGATCGCCGAAAATGTCTTCATCGGGCGGTGGCCGATGAAGAATGGCGCCGTCGATCGCCCCCAGATGGTCCGGCGCGCGCAGGAACAGCTTGCACGCCTGAACCTGCATATTCCGGCGACGCGCAAGGTCGCGGGCCTGTCGACGGCCAACCAGCAGCTCATCGAAATCGCCAAGGCGCTAGCGCTCAATGCCAAGCTGCTGATCCTCGACGAACCGACCGCGGCGCTCGGCGGCGCGGAGACCGAGGCCCTGTTCGAGCAGGTAAGAAAGCTTCGGTCCGAAGGCGTCGGCATTGTCTACATTTCGCACCGCATGGAGGAGATCAAGCAGATCACCGACCGCATCGTCGTCCTGCGCGATGGCGAGCGCGTCCAGGAGTTTGCCGATAGCGGCACCCCCGTTCGCACCATCGTCGAAAGCATGGTCGGTCGTTCGCTTGACCGGATGTTTCCGGCTCTTCCCGAGCCGACGGACCGGGCGGTACTACAGGTCAATGGGCTGACTTCTCCCGACGATTCATTTCGGGATGTGACGTTCGACGTTCGGGCCGGCGAGATTCTCGGCATTGCCGGGTTGGTTGGTGCCGGCCGCACGGAACTCGTTCGCGCCATTTCCGGGGCCGATCCGATCAGCGCCGGTTCGATCAAGCTGGAGGGCAAGGAGCTCAAGCTTCGCGATCCGGCGGATGCGATCGCAAAGGGCATCGTCATGGTGCCCGAGGATCGCAAGGAACAAGGTCTCGTCGTCGGTCATCGCATCAGCGAAAACATCATCTACGCCAATCTCGACAAGCTCGGCGGACGTTGGATCACATCGCGCGTCAAGCGCGCCTTTGCCGAGAAGGCGGTGGCGAAGTTCGGCGTCAAGGGCCGGGCCGAGCAATATGCGTCAGACCTGTCGGGCGGCAACCAGCAAAAGGTCGTCATCGCGAAGTGGCTGATGCGCGACCCCAAGGTCGTCGTCCTTGATGAACCGACCCGGGGCATCGATGTCGGCGCCAGAGCCGGCATCTACGACATCATCGTGAACCTGGCGAAACAGGGTGTCGCGGTGATCGTCGTCAGCTCCGATCTTGAGGAGGTTCTTGGCGTCTCCAACCGAATTCTCGTGCTTGCCCAGGGCAAGCAGGCAGGCATTCTCAATCGTGACGAGGCGAACGACGTCTCGGTCATGGAACTCGCGACAATCTAG
- a CDS encoding sugar ABC transporter substrate-binding protein, with protein MKFARILLASAAVLAMSLGSVQAKDTKKIGLAVANLQANFFNQIKQSVEDEAKKRGIQVVTVDAKGDGPTQINQIQDLLTQNIDALIYIPAGAAAASVPVKLAKNAGIPVVNVDRNADGAPGDTFLATDSVASAKAVCDYILKQAGGKGKMVIIHGQKGTTPEVDRSKGCAESLKANPGVKVVAEQYSNMWAQDEGFQIMQNMLQANPDVSIVFAQADALALGAAQAIKVANPSQKIVVGGFDGDTAALEALSKGVFDVTATQQTQKMGRDAVANAVKLVAGEKVPAVQLMDATLTTKENVAGFIANHP; from the coding sequence ATGAAATTTGCGCGCATTCTTCTGGCCTCGGCCGCCGTGCTTGCGATGTCATTGGGTTCTGTTCAGGCAAAAGACACCAAGAAGATCGGTCTGGCTGTTGCAAACCTGCAGGCAAACTTCTTCAACCAGATCAAGCAGTCCGTCGAGGATGAAGCCAAGAAGCGCGGCATCCAGGTGGTTACCGTGGATGCCAAGGGCGATGGCCCGACCCAGATCAACCAGATCCAGGATCTGCTGACCCAGAACATCGATGCCTTGATCTATATTCCGGCCGGTGCTGCGGCGGCAAGCGTTCCCGTAAAGCTTGCCAAGAATGCCGGCATTCCGGTTGTCAACGTCGACCGCAACGCCGACGGTGCCCCCGGCGACACCTTCCTTGCAACGGATTCCGTCGCGTCCGCCAAGGCCGTTTGCGACTACATCCTCAAGCAGGCCGGCGGCAAGGGCAAGATGGTCATCATCCACGGCCAGAAAGGCACGACGCCTGAAGTCGACCGCAGCAAGGGTTGCGCTGAATCGCTGAAGGCGAATCCCGGCGTGAAGGTGGTTGCCGAGCAGTATTCCAACATGTGGGCCCAGGACGAGGGATTCCAGATCATGCAGAACATGCTGCAGGCAAATCCTGACGTATCGATCGTGTTTGCTCAGGCCGACGCGCTTGCACTCGGCGCAGCACAGGCGATCAAGGTTGCTAACCCATCCCAGAAGATCGTTGTCGGCGGCTTTGATGGTGACACCGCCGCTCTCGAAGCACTCAGCAAGGGTGTCTTCGACGTCACTGCGACACAGCAGACGCAGAAGATGGGCCGCGATGCGGTCGCCAATGCCGTCAAGCTCGTCGCCGGCGAGAAGGTGCCCGCAGTGCAGCTCATGGACGCCACGCTGACGACCAAGGAAAACGTGGCCGGCTTTATCGCCAACCATCCGTAA
- a CDS encoding ABC transporter permease — protein sequence MVAIDVNEQSRPSVTWLKKLTGATGPLVGLLALCVFLSLSTDAFLSLRNGLNILDQITVLGIMAVGMTFVILIGGIDLSVGSVLALAMMVMGWTANIAGLPLVAGIAVALVASAVSGLIVGLLVTLFRVPAFIATLAMMSAARGVANMITDGQQIVGFPDWFMMLAIDRHFGVLTATVFLMLAVVAVAWVFLHFRSEGRMLYAVGGNPEVARLAGINVQLVTIAVYVASAVLAGLAGIVLAARLDSVQPSSGFGYELDTIAAVVIGGTSLSGGSGGIGGTLIGVLIIGVLRNGLNLLNVSPFLQQVIIGIVIVLAVGAETIRRRRA from the coding sequence ATGGTGGCGATCGACGTCAATGAACAGAGCCGTCCGTCCGTGACGTGGCTGAAAAAGCTCACCGGCGCTACTGGACCCCTTGTTGGCTTGCTTGCTCTTTGCGTTTTCCTGAGCCTCAGCACCGATGCGTTTCTCTCGCTTCGCAACGGCCTCAACATTCTCGATCAGATCACCGTGCTTGGGATCATGGCCGTCGGCATGACCTTCGTCATCCTGATCGGCGGCATCGATCTTTCGGTTGGTTCGGTCCTTGCGCTGGCCATGATGGTCATGGGCTGGACGGCAAATATTGCCGGCCTGCCGCTTGTCGCGGGGATTGCAGTCGCGCTCGTCGCTTCCGCGGTCAGCGGACTGATCGTCGGACTTCTCGTGACCTTATTCCGGGTTCCGGCCTTTATTGCGACGCTGGCGATGATGTCGGCCGCACGCGGCGTCGCGAACATGATCACGGATGGGCAGCAGATCGTCGGATTTCCCGATTGGTTCATGATGCTAGCGATCGATCGGCATTTCGGCGTGCTGACCGCGACGGTTTTCCTGATGCTGGCGGTTGTCGCCGTGGCCTGGGTGTTCCTGCACTTCCGCTCCGAGGGGCGCATGCTCTATGCCGTGGGCGGCAATCCGGAAGTTGCTCGTCTCGCCGGCATCAATGTCCAGCTCGTGACGATCGCCGTCTATGTCGCAAGCGCGGTGCTGGCCGGTCTGGCCGGTATCGTGCTGGCGGCGCGTCTCGACTCTGTTCAGCCGTCGAGCGGCTTTGGTTACGAGCTCGACACGATTGCAGCCGTCGTCATTGGTGGCACCTCTCTTTCCGGGGGATCTGGCGGCATTGGCGGCACGCTCATCGGTGTCCTGATCATCGGCGTTCTGCGCAACGGTCTCAACTTGCTCAATGTCTCGCCATTCCTGCAGCAGGTCATCATCGGCATCGTCATCGTACTTGCGGTCGGCGCGGAAACGATCCGTAGGCGGCGGGCCTGA
- a CDS encoding transketolase — MEPSELERIARQIRLRDLQAVYEAGAGHIGGEMSVIDLLAALYFRVLRIWPDQPKHPDRDRFVLSKGHTACALYVTLAKRGFIPEDEISTFLKPHSRLNGHPNCNKVPGVETNTGPLGHGLPVAVGMAKAAKLSGAGYHTYVITGDGEMQEGSNWEAIMAAAQFRLDNLTLIVDHNRFQQGAALSDTNDIAPLRPKLEAFGWDVSEIDGNNMHEVVPALEHRSDRPHCIVAHTNKGHGISFMQDRVDWHHKVPSKEQYVVALAELSEAL, encoded by the coding sequence ATGGAGCCTTCCGAACTTGAACGTATTGCTCGTCAGATACGTCTGCGAGACCTCCAGGCAGTCTACGAGGCAGGTGCCGGACATATTGGCGGCGAGATGTCCGTAATCGACCTTCTGGCCGCGCTGTACTTCCGCGTCCTGCGTATCTGGCCGGATCAGCCGAAACATCCTGATCGGGACAGGTTCGTACTTTCGAAGGGACATACCGCATGCGCGCTCTATGTCACGCTGGCAAAACGCGGCTTCATTCCGGAAGACGAAATCTCGACGTTCCTGAAGCCGCATTCGAGGCTCAATGGCCACCCCAATTGCAACAAGGTACCGGGCGTCGAAACCAATACCGGTCCCTTGGGGCACGGCCTGCCGGTCGCGGTCGGCATGGCCAAGGCAGCCAAGCTGTCAGGCGCCGGCTACCATACCTATGTCATCACCGGCGACGGCGAGATGCAGGAGGGCTCAAATTGGGAAGCGATCATGGCCGCCGCACAGTTCCGGCTTGATAATCTGACCCTGATTGTTGACCATAATCGGTTCCAGCAGGGGGCGGCACTTTCGGATACGAACGACATCGCGCCGCTTCGCCCGAAGCTCGAAGCCTTTGGCTGGGACGTCAGCGAAATCGACGGCAACAATATGCATGAGGTTGTCCCCGCCCTCGAACACCGGAGCGATCGCCCCCATTGCATCGTGGCCCATACCAACAAGGGGCACGGAATCTCCTTCATGCAGGATCGTGTCGACTGGCATCACAAGGTTCCGAGCAAGGAACAATACGTAGTCGCATTGGCAGAATTGTCGGAGGCACTCTAA